TATCTCTTGTCTATGTACCGATGCATAATCTGGAGGAAAGTGTGTCATTATCGCGAATGGATTTCCGTTTTTGCATCTGGCTAAAATAAATGAAGAACTGCACCCGCAAAGATCGTGGGTAAAAATATTTTTTAATTTTCCGGGAACTAATTCTTTACCTATAGCCCCGTCCATATTAATTTGAATAACCTCGCCATTTTTATTTTTGGCATCAGATTTTAAATTTTGTTCCAGAATTTTTAATGGAATATATGAATAAGACACAATTTTTTTCATCTAAATTTCCTTTTGTTTTTTATAGATTGCTTCGCTTTGCTCGCAATGACAATTTTGGCGATTTAGCAATTCGAGTTTACTATAAAGATAGAGGGCTTTTAAAAACCCTCTATCTTTTGCATTGAATTATAAAATCCTAGATTTTAAAAGGTTTTTTATCTCTTAAAAATTCGGGAATATCAAGATCTAACATAGTGCTTGCTGTTTCCTGAGATGTCTTTTTCTTTAATGGTGAAGCACTTGTGCTTGCTGTTGTGAACAAGGAAAGAGGATCAGCAATTGATTTCTCAGCACCCTGAGGTTTAAGGTCAAATCCTGTTGCAATAACAGTAATTTGGATTTCTCCTTGAATTCTGTCATCAACCACAGCACCAAATATAACGATAGCATCATCAAGAACAGATTCGTGAATAACTTCAGCCGCTTCGTAAACTTCATGAATGGTCATATCAGGACCGCCTGTTACGTTGAAGATTACGCCGCTTGCGCCGTGTATTGATGTTTCCAGAAGAGGTGAATTAACGGCAATTCTAGCTGCTTCAAGGGCTCTGCCTTCGCCGCTTCCTCTGCCGATACCCATAAGAGCTGAACCTGACATTGACATAACAGACTTAACATCTGCAAAGTCAACGTTGATTAAGCCTGGTGTTGTAATTATATCGCAAATGCCTTGAACACCGCGGAGTAATATTTCATCAACAACATAGAAAGCTTCTCTAATTGTAGTTCTTCTTTCAACAACTTCAATTAACTTGTCGTTAGGAACAACAATAAGGCTGTCTACATTTTCTCTGAGCTTTTCAAGACCTGCATTAGCCTGATTCATTCTGCGGCGACCTTCAAAACTGAATGGTTTTGTAACAACGCCGACTGTTAAAGCACCGAGTTCTTTTGCTATTTGAGCAACTACGGGAGCTGCGCCTGTACCGGTGCCTCCGCCCATACCAGCGGTAATAAATACCATATCTGCACCGTCAAGAGATTTCATTATTTCATCTTTGCTCTCTTCGGCAGCTTTTTCGCCTTTTGAAGGATCACCACCAGCGCCTAAGCCGTTTGTTAATTTACTTCCAAGTTGAATTCTGCTTTGTGCGCTTGACATTTGCAAGACTTGAGCATCTGTATTAAGCGCCCAAAAATCAACACTGCTAAGTCCTGCCGCAATCATACGATTAACAGCGTTTCCGCCACCGCCGCCGACACCGACAACTTTAATGTTAGCCTGATTGGCACCTTCTATTGATGTAATATGAATGGATTCATTTAAGCCTAATGAATTAAATTTATCAACCACGGATATTCAACCTCTTTTGTCTTAATTAACTCACTTTTATTAATAAACTAGAGAATAATAATATAGTACCATTTTATTCTTAATAAATATTTAACTATAAAAGTTATGTAAAGGTAACTTTTATTTGAAATTTTAAAATATTTAAACAATTATATTAAAAAAAATAAGCAATGCTAGGGCTTTTTACAGCCTTTATTTACAGGCTTTTTTAACCCGTCTGCCGATATTGTTTTTGTATTGCAGTGTAAAGTTTTATAAAGTTTTATTTCAAATGACATTGCGCTGATTATCGAAAGAGGTTCTTAATCACAATTAATTAACAGCAGCTAATTTGGGTTTGTTAAGTTCAGTTGCAAGCACTTGTTTAGCTTTATTTAACTGGAGATCTTTTCCAGCAAAGAATTCTTTTTCTGTCATAACAACTTTATAGTCCGGTTTAATTCCTTTATGCCCTATGTCATTGCCGTTAGGCGTTAAATATTTGGCTACAGTTAAGTTTATTCCCGAACCATCAGGCAATTTTAATATCCTTTGTACAAGCCCCTTGCCGAAGGTTGTTTCTCCTATAAGCAAAGCCCTTTTGTGGTCTTTCAATGCCCCGCTTAAAATTTCGCTGGCACTTGCAGACTCATTGTTTATGAGAACAACTGTCGGCTTTGTCGTCATTATGCTGTCAGGTTCTGCTTTGAACTCTTGCTTTCCGCCGTTTCTATCAACAACACTGACTATTATGCCTTTTTTTATGAACATATTAGAGATCATAATTGCGTTAGGAAGGAGCCCGCCGTGATTTCCGCGTAAATCAATTATTATACCTTTTGATTTTTTAGTTGCCTGTAATGCTTCTGCTACTTCAAAGGCGGTGTCTGTGCTTATGAATGTTGATATTTTTATATAAGCGTATTTATTATCCAGTATTTTGTATTTAACGGATTTAATTTTTATTTCTTCTCTTAAAATTGCTTTGGTTAATTGTTTTTTATTCCTTAAAATAGTCAAAACAACTTTACTTCCTGCTTTTCCTCTTACTGAATCAGCAACTTCTTTTAGTGAAAGTCCTTTTGTGGATTTATTTCCTACTTTTAAAATTCTATCACCTGCTTTTAGACCTGATTTTGCGGCTGGAGTATCTTCTATGACATTTACAATAACAGCATTGCCTTTAATGT
This DNA window, taken from bacterium, encodes the following:
- the ftsZ gene encoding cell division protein FtsZ; the protein is MHITSIEGANQANIKVVGVGGGGGNAVNRMIAAGLSSVDFWALNTDAQVLQMSSAQSRIQLGSKLTNGLGAGGDPSKGEKAAEESKDEIMKSLDGADMVFITAGMGGGTGTGAAPVVAQIAKELGALTVGVVTKPFSFEGRRRMNQANAGLEKLRENVDSLIVVPNDKLIEVVERRTTIREAFYVVDEILLRGVQGICDIITTPGLINVDFADVKSVMSMSGSALMGIGRGSGEGRALEAARIAVNSPLLETSIHGASGVIFNVTGGPDMTIHEVYEAAEVIHESVLDDAIVIFGAVVDDRIQGEIQITVIATGFDLKPQGAEKSIADPLSLFTTASTSASPLKKKTSQETASTMLDLDIPEFLRDKKPFKI
- a CDS encoding S41 family peptidase; protein product: MKIIKNTIITIFCLVLLFGSAAIWAYKNNYENAQTPVEYVLSSIENTNVTPEGVFNRAWRIVKNNYVDSTCNHQNWEKWQQRYDDKIKNKGDSYVAIESMIESLNDPYSRFLKPDEFAEQDRSIEAKLFGIGVHIADIKGNAVIVNVIEDTPAAKSGLKAGDRILKVGNKSTKGLSLKEVADSVRGKAGSKVVLTILRNKKQLTKAILREEIKIKSVKYKILDNKYAYIKISTFISTDTAFEVAEALQATKKSKGIIIDLRGNHGGLLPNAIMISNMFIKKGIIVSVVDRNGGKQEFKAEPDSIMTTKPTVVLINNESASASEILSGALKDHKRALLIGETTFGKGLVQRILKLPDGSGINLTVAKYLTPNGNDIGHKGIKPDYKVVMTEKEFFAGKDLQLNKAKQVLATELNKPKLAAVN